CTTTTTCAGGTAAAGTGATTCTTCCCGTAGCCGGTCGGGCAGGGCTTGTTCCACGAATTCAATGGGCAGGCGACGGATCTTTTCCAGCAACCGGATGAATTCTTCCACATCGGTGAACGCCTCGTTCGCGTCGACCATGACCGGGGCTTTGGTGAACGTGCAGAGTTCGGCGATCGAATCATAGGCGGACTCCCGGTCGATCTTGAGTTTCAGGTACCGGAAGCGGCTCAGTTGCTCCCGATCGTAAAACGCTCGCAATTGTCCGGGGTCGATGATCGGAATGGTGTACGAGGTAGGAACACGTCCCGGTGCGTCGAGCGAGAGTGCGCGATACAGTTCTTCCCGACGGTTGCCGCTGGCGAAGTGCCAGGCAGCCGATTCGATGGCGAAGCGCAGGGCGTTGGAACAACCGGAGGCCCGAGCGATCCGGACGTATGCTTCCGGCGTACGCTGTTCCGGACCCGTCGCAGAAACAAATCGGAGGAACTCTTCCTGTAGTCGTTCCGGGGATTCACCGTAACGGACATTCGGCGCCGCTTCGCCCTGACCTTCCACGGAACCGTCGGCGAGGGTGACGATCAGGTTCGTCTTTTCGTCGGTGGCGTTTCGGGAGATCTTCCAGGTGTACCGGAGTTCGAGTCGAACCGGTTCGATGGACCACTGCAACATGCGGCTGGATGAGAATGACAAAGCAAATAAAACAAAAGTCCCTCGTTCGTGATGAGCGAGGGACTCTTGCAGACCGCTACTAGAGCGGGAAGCGTTACGCTTACTTCTTCTTCTTAGCTGCTTTCTTGGTAGCTTTCTTAGCTTTCTTAGCAGCTTTCTTTGCTTTTGCCATAGTTAGAAGTTTTTGATTGTTATGACTACTCAAACATAATTAATTAAAAAAGGTTACACTGTTTGTACCCAAAATTCTATCAACATGAAATTGTTGATTTCGTTGACGGTGTTTTCGT
This genomic stretch from Bacteroidota bacterium harbors:
- a CDS encoding dipeptide epimerase; its protein translation is MLQWSIEPVRLELRYTWKISRNATDEKTNLIVTLADGSVEGQGEAAPNVRYGESPERLQEEFLRFVSATGPEQRTPEAYVRIARASGCSNALRFAIESAAWHFASGNRREELYRALSLDAPGRVPTSYTIPIIDPGQLRAFYDREQLSRFRYLKLKIDRESAYDSIAELCTFTKAPVMVDANEAFTDVEEFIRLLEKIRRLPIEFVEQALPDRLREESLYLKKYCPFPHFADEAVTDEPDMAFISAAYHGVNMKLMKAGGYSNGLRILREAKRLGLRTMIGCMVETSLGIGSALNLCSLADYADLDSFLILKKEPYGLIREEDGMIAFNKTEH